A single region of the Marinobacter salinus genome encodes:
- a CDS encoding OmpA family protein: MFLRTLSVLTVCLLAPWVNASESDHPLLSRYPDAQIKDRLYTAYEQTELPSGPADDEGNLPYDTLVGDLTRITYEIEGVSTLKVFENYEKALSDAGAKIVSVCELSECRDKDSGLLELASGIAGDGYVGNYYFKPYFLRASLSGAKGKVHIGLFVGGFNGDVRLQQVVVEEVPSQNTLISVAKDYLTSAPESSPSGDQRTAEETLQDHPMMARYPGARLYRSRAVEYENMSLPLSVLNAEGVAPDNLDLTGDISQHTYQIDNVSTLKVYQNYLQAVKKLEFSLEYSCERAECGGEYASRDLGQRLALTGDVENYFRDPYYFVASREVAQGRIVVAVYVGGFEGGVWVQQAVIEEKGTEKDLITVDADQLYQELQQSGKALVYGIYFDTDSATVKEGSADALEAISDLMKSHSELNLYVVGHTDDTGESDYNLSLSSRRAVSVVDVLKAQYSIESGRLKPAGVGPYAPVAGNEWTEGRRLNRRVELVRRF, translated from the coding sequence ATGTTCTTGAGAACCCTCTCCGTTTTGACGGTTTGCCTGCTTGCGCCCTGGGTTAATGCCAGTGAGTCGGACCATCCGTTGTTAAGCCGCTATCCCGATGCGCAGATCAAAGACAGGCTTTATACCGCTTACGAACAAACTGAATTGCCTTCGGGCCCTGCCGATGACGAAGGCAACCTTCCTTACGACACCCTCGTTGGTGATCTCACCCGAATCACCTATGAGATTGAAGGTGTTTCCACGCTTAAAGTTTTCGAAAATTATGAGAAAGCCCTGAGCGATGCGGGCGCAAAGATCGTTTCAGTCTGTGAACTGAGTGAGTGCCGGGATAAAGACTCCGGGCTGCTCGAACTGGCTTCAGGGATAGCGGGTGATGGTTATGTCGGCAATTACTATTTTAAACCTTATTTCCTCCGGGCAAGCCTGTCTGGCGCGAAGGGCAAGGTTCATATCGGCCTTTTTGTGGGCGGATTCAACGGTGACGTCAGACTCCAGCAGGTTGTTGTAGAAGAAGTGCCCAGCCAGAACACGCTGATTTCGGTCGCAAAGGATTACCTGACCAGCGCGCCCGAGTCGTCACCTTCGGGGGATCAGCGAACGGCGGAGGAGACGCTGCAGGATCACCCCATGATGGCTCGCTATCCGGGCGCTCGCCTTTATCGATCCCGTGCTGTGGAATACGAGAACATGTCCCTTCCTCTCAGTGTTCTGAACGCCGAGGGAGTGGCGCCTGACAACCTGGACCTTACCGGAGATATCAGCCAGCACACCTATCAGATAGACAATGTTTCGACGCTGAAGGTTTATCAAAACTATCTCCAGGCCGTAAAAAAGCTGGAGTTTTCGCTGGAGTATTCCTGTGAACGCGCCGAGTGTGGAGGAGAATACGCATCCAGAGATTTGGGCCAACGCCTGGCGCTTACCGGAGATGTAGAGAACTATTTCCGAGACCCATACTACTTCGTTGCAAGCCGCGAGGTCGCGCAAGGTCGCATTGTTGTAGCGGTTTACGTTGGCGGATTTGAAGGTGGCGTGTGGGTGCAGCAGGCTGTCATTGAAGAGAAAGGTACTGAGAAAGATCTGATTACGGTCGATGCCGATCAGCTCTACCAGGAACTCCAGCAATCGGGCAAAGCGTTGGTCTATGGCATCTACTTTGACACCGACTCAGCCACGGTCAAGGAAGGCTCCGCCGATGCCCTAGAGGCGATTTCAGACCTGATGAAATCGCACTCAGAGTTGAATCTTTACGTAGTGGGGCACACCGATGACACCGGAGAAAGCGACTACAACCTGAGCCTCTCCAGCCGACGGGCAGTGTCGGTTGTGGATGTGCTCAAGGCCCAATACTCGATCGAAAGTGGTCGCCTGAAGCCTGCGGGTGTTGGCCCCTATGCGCCAGTGGCGGGTAATGAGTGGACCGAGGGGCGGCGTTTGAATCGGCGGGTTGAGTTGGTTCGCAGGTTTTGA
- a CDS encoding EAL domain-containing protein, which translates to MKIYNHLFESDDSLTAFITERALSSMNGLLQVFSGDLDEGRLSRLLASLPRLVPGFRVIGASTNGEICEGQDLQNEVLLSFSAFDDTRVELVYSPESSYLAGQQLGEAYHETDVRLAIAFGNGLVANPEEFIKGFTGSAPDICLAGGNAGDNNRFERTFVIIDGHIHYSGMVLALLRSDVLQVHNSYVLDWAPIGIQMEVTRATGNVLYELNHKPVTEVYKYYLGDEVARDIPLTLMEFPLIKMAGKQLIARSPVGEAEDGGLIFAGSFEEGELVQFGVADVGTITNSVKRTLEAFSGRHPIEGVYTYSCTARRSFLQSVIKAEVGAISTMGPNAGFFTYGEYFYSAQASHLLNITTTLVTLSEHNEVQRNVASNQEITIPQVSTLRSLTHLAQTTARELNLSMQFLEQYKHALDKTAIVTKTDVGGKITYVNRLFESISGYSAEEVIGKSHSMLRHPDMPSRVFRDLWQTILKKKVWQGTIKNRKKNGGYYYVDTTIVPIIDQNGDILEFISIRNNITDIILNQELLTQQRTDKLTGLRSRARLIEDLTNKQPSQLALMDVRNFKSFNDYYGITIGDRILIELAAELERCCHDQGIIVYRLYGANFALMPVSDIEFSEFKIILEGLARELQANPISVNNEHFDIEFFFGVGRGSKNLLTFAETALQRVKQENTPNSVFELSEQDFDHTENFYWLNEIKEALRDGRMVSHYQPIVSVSGDSGSAKHESLLRMIGRDGEVISPFRFLGLAKKSKYYPEITRKVVADAFSLASSRNFTVSVNLSAEDIENTSTSEFILGQLAEHGGSNLIFEITETESIQDYSRVKRFVESIRSFNAQIAIDDFGSGYSNFSYLIELQPEYVKIDGSIISRILSDEKSRLITESIVDIAHKIGSKVIAEFVSSEDIAQVLRAINVDYFQGFHFGKPGPLAYQER; encoded by the coding sequence ATGAAGATCTACAATCACCTGTTTGAGAGTGATGATTCGTTGACAGCGTTCATAACTGAACGTGCGCTTTCCTCAATGAATGGACTGCTTCAGGTTTTCTCCGGGGATCTGGACGAGGGCAGGTTGAGCCGTTTGCTGGCGTCACTGCCACGATTGGTCCCTGGGTTCCGTGTTATCGGCGCTTCCACCAACGGTGAAATCTGTGAAGGGCAAGACCTTCAGAATGAGGTTTTACTCAGCTTTTCAGCGTTCGACGATACCCGGGTCGAGCTCGTCTATTCACCGGAATCAAGCTACTTGGCTGGTCAGCAACTCGGTGAGGCATATCACGAGACAGACGTTCGGTTAGCCATTGCTTTTGGCAACGGACTCGTCGCCAACCCGGAAGAATTTATCAAGGGCTTTACCGGGTCTGCTCCGGACATCTGCCTCGCTGGTGGAAACGCCGGAGACAATAACCGGTTTGAACGGACCTTCGTGATTATTGATGGCCATATTCATTACTCCGGAATGGTGTTGGCTTTGCTGAGGAGCGATGTTCTTCAGGTTCATAACAGCTATGTTCTGGACTGGGCTCCTATCGGCATCCAGATGGAGGTTACCCGAGCGACTGGTAATGTGCTCTATGAGCTCAATCACAAGCCGGTGACAGAGGTGTACAAATACTATCTGGGAGATGAAGTAGCCCGGGATATCCCTCTGACGCTTATGGAGTTCCCGTTGATCAAGATGGCTGGCAAGCAGTTGATTGCCCGTTCTCCCGTTGGCGAGGCTGAAGACGGTGGGTTGATCTTCGCTGGCAGCTTTGAGGAGGGCGAGCTTGTTCAGTTCGGCGTTGCTGACGTAGGTACCATAACCAATAGCGTTAAGCGCACTCTTGAAGCGTTCTCCGGCAGACACCCGATAGAGGGGGTCTACACCTATTCCTGCACCGCGCGCAGGTCTTTCCTGCAATCTGTCATCAAGGCTGAGGTCGGCGCAATTAGCACCATGGGGCCCAATGCGGGATTCTTTACCTACGGAGAGTATTTCTACTCGGCACAGGCAAGCCACCTTCTGAACATCACCACTACGTTGGTAACACTCTCCGAACACAATGAAGTCCAACGCAATGTTGCCAGCAATCAGGAAATCACAATTCCCCAGGTTTCCACACTACGTTCTTTGACTCACCTTGCTCAAACCACTGCGCGGGAACTCAATCTGTCTATGCAGTTCCTGGAGCAATACAAACATGCTCTGGACAAGACAGCGATCGTAACCAAAACCGATGTGGGCGGCAAAATCACCTACGTGAATCGCCTATTTGAATCCATCAGCGGTTACTCCGCTGAGGAAGTAATCGGCAAAAGCCACAGTATGCTCCGCCATCCGGACATGCCGTCCAGGGTTTTCAGGGATTTATGGCAAACCATTCTCAAAAAAAAGGTCTGGCAGGGTACGATCAAAAACCGGAAGAAAAATGGCGGGTATTACTATGTGGACACGACCATCGTTCCGATCATCGACCAGAATGGCGATATTCTGGAGTTCATCAGTATCCGCAACAACATAACGGATATCATCCTCAATCAGGAATTGCTGACGCAACAGCGCACAGACAAGCTTACCGGCCTACGCAGTCGCGCCCGGCTTATCGAAGATCTCACCAACAAACAGCCCAGTCAGCTGGCACTGATGGACGTACGGAACTTCAAGTCCTTTAACGATTACTATGGCATCACGATCGGCGATCGTATTCTCATTGAACTTGCGGCAGAACTTGAACGGTGTTGCCATGATCAGGGCATCATTGTCTATCGGCTGTATGGAGCCAATTTCGCCTTGATGCCAGTCAGCGATATCGAATTCAGCGAGTTCAAAATCATACTGGAAGGCCTGGCCAGAGAGCTTCAGGCGAATCCGATTTCCGTGAATAACGAGCATTTCGATATCGAATTTTTCTTCGGTGTGGGGCGGGGGTCGAAAAATCTACTGACCTTTGCTGAAACGGCGTTGCAGAGGGTTAAACAGGAAAATACGCCAAACAGTGTTTTTGAACTCAGCGAACAGGATTTCGATCATACGGAGAACTTTTATTGGCTCAATGAGATTAAGGAAGCACTCAGGGATGGTCGAATGGTTAGCCACTACCAACCCATCGTGAGTGTGTCTGGAGATTCAGGTTCGGCCAAGCACGAGTCCCTGTTACGGATGATCGGCAGGGATGGTGAGGTTATTTCGCCCTTCCGGTTTCTCGGCCTTGCGAAGAAGTCAAAATACTACCCGGAGATTACGCGAAAGGTCGTTGCTGATGCTTTTAGCCTGGCATCATCCCGGAACTTCACCGTCAGCGTGAATCTTTCTGCTGAAGACATCGAAAACACCAGCACGTCTGAATTCATCCTCGGTCAGCTGGCCGAGCACGGCGGTTCCAACCTGATTTTTGAAATCACTGAAACTGAATCTATCCAGGACTATTCCAGGGTAAAACGGTTTGTTGAATCGATTCGAAGCTTTAACGCACAAATTGCCATCGATGACTTTGGCAGCGGTTATTCCAATTTCTCATATCTCATTGAGCTGCAGCCGGAATACGTAAAGATTGATGGCTCGATAATCTCCAGGATTCTCTCCGATGAAAAAAGCCGATTGATCACTGAAAGCATTGTGGACATTGCCCACAAAATAGGATCAAAAGTCATTGCTGAGTTTGTGAGCAGCGAAGACATAGCGCAGGTGCTTAGAGCTATAAATGTGGACTATTTTCAGGGGTTTCATTTTGGCAAACCGGGCCCTTTGGCATATCAGGAACGATAA